The stretch of DNA GCCGCCGTCCACACCAAGACCAGCTTGTCTGTGCCCGACTCCGTTCAGGACGTGCGCAAACAAATTGATCACGCGAAATTTCTTGAAGTGGAATATCTTCTCACCTTCGGCGTGGATCATCCCAAGGACTATGAAGATTACTACCGCGTGATGGCCGATGCCGCGCCCTACGCGCAGGAACGCGGGCTCAAGCTCGTGCTAAAACCGCACGGCGGCGGCAGCGGCGCGGCGGAGGAAATCATGCGCTGCGTGGCCAAGGTCAACCAGCCGAACTTCAAGATTTGGTACGACGCCGGCAACATCATTTATTACACCGGCAAAGACCCGCTGGAACAGTTGAAACCCATCATCCAGCACGTCACCGGCTTTTGCGCGAAAGATTGCGCCGGAGTAAAAGGCGAAATCTGGCTCGATTTCGGCAAAGGCAAAGTGGACTTCCACGGCGTCTTCGCGATGCTCAAGGACGCCGGCTTCAACGGCCCGGTAATGGTCGAATGCTGCGAAAAAGGCCCAAAGCCCGAAGACGTCACCGCCGGCGCGAAGCGCAACCGCGAAATCCTCGAAAAAATGTTCGCCGAGCTTTGAGCGAAATTTTTTTACGGCGCCAGCACCGTGCGATAATAGCGCCGCGGAAAAACACCCGCCTCCGAAAAAACAAACGAGCCGTTGTTGGGAAAATTCGTCGCAAGCGGAAACCAGTCCTGCAAATTCTCCGAGCCCTGCACGATATACGCGTAGCCATTCATCCCGGTAA from Verrucomicrobiia bacterium encodes:
- a CDS encoding sugar phosphate isomerase/epimerase, which encodes MLHLRFPASQNPMNRRQFIRTTAVAAAATTINLPSLRAAEKGVHWPIGCYNRPWVDDKDGWTLDTGLDGIKDAGYKIMGLLTLFKGQPFIGADATPEYLATLKKQIAARDLKPIMAAVHTKTSLSVPDSVQDVRKQIDHAKFLEVEYLLTFGVDHPKDYEDYYRVMADAAPYAQERGLKLVLKPHGGGSGAAEEIMRCVAKVNQPNFKIWYDAGNIIYYTGKDPLEQLKPIIQHVTGFCAKDCAGVKGEIWLDFGKGKVDFHGVFAMLKDAGFNGPVMVECCEKGPKPEDVTAGAKRNREILEKMFAEL